DNA from Streptomyces rishiriensis:
CTCACCGGTGAGGTTGTCGCCCGTGTGCTCGACCGAACCGTCCGGGCTCTTCAGGTTGTTGTAGAAGACGAAGTGCTGGTCGGACAGGACCTTGCCGGACGCGTCCAGGAGCAGGGCCGAGGCGTCGAGGTCGTAGTCGGTGCCCGTGGTCGTGCGCACGTCCCAGCCCAGACCGACCAGAACCGCGGTCAGGCCCGGCGCCTCCTTGCTCAGGGACACGTTGCCACCCTTGGACAGGGAAACTCCCACTGTCTTCCTCCTGGTCGAGACTGGTCGAGCTGTCACGCGCGGTTGCGCCCGAGTCGAAACTACAGCAATGTAGAAATGATGGGGAAATATGCTTACGGGCGCTCAGGTTCCGAACTCGGTTGCGCGGTGCGGCAGAAGGGCGCGACGTCCGGCATCGCTCGCGAGCTGCTCGGCCGGTCCGACGATGATGCGCTGGGGTCCGCCGACGTGACAGAGCCGACAGCTCCTCCCGTACCGCGCCGGCCTTCCGGCGAGTTCCGCGCCGCCACGGGCGCGCAGACGGGCGACGACCTCCTCGGGGCCGGGGTCCGCCGCATGGCGACTTCGCGGCGGACGTCACCGACACCGGGACGGTGTGGCACGTCAACTCCGCCGGTGGCCCGGCCGTTACCCGGCCAACCAGCCGATCCGGACCCGTCTCAAGCCTGTGCGTGGCCGTACCGCGCCCTTGCCGGGGCCAGATCGGGTTCACCGAACCGGGCACGCAGCAGGCCGAAGGCGTGCTCCTTGTCCGCGCCGAACCTCGACACCCGGGCGGTATAGGAACCGGCGGTCAGGAAGGTCGGGGGAGTGGTCTTGCTGTGGAACTTGTCCGCGTACATCACCAGTTGCTCTTCGGCGGTCTCGGCGAGGTAGTCGGCCTCGGGTATGGGGAGCCCCTGATCGCGGATGTCGTGCCGGGTGAGACCGACTCCCGTGTGGCAGGAGCAGAAGCGGCACAGGCGCTCGGGGAATCCCTCCTCATGGAGGATCTCGTGGCCGAGGACGCCATGACGGATGTAGTTGCGGTGATCGAGCCGACCGGCCTCGTCGTACAGCCGGTAGACGCCGATGTCGTGCAGCAGCGCTCCGACACGGACGAGGTCGAGGTCGATGTCGAGGGGCGGGTCCGTCCGTGCCGCGAGCTGTTCGGCGATGCCGCTGACGATCTCGCAGTGGGTGAAGACGAGGTCCAGAGCCTCGTGCGAGGGCGCGTACCGCTCGTGCAGGGCCCGTACCTCGTCGACCGTCGGAAGGATCACTTCGGCAGCGTACCGGTACGTGACCGGGTCAGATGAAGCCGTGGTGGCTGATCCTCGAGTGACCACAGGTGTCCCTGGCGCACCGGTGCTCGATGCCTTCGTACTGGTCGCAGGGGCATCGGTAGCAGTACTGGGCGTCCGGGTCGAACCGGCGCGCGGTGGCGGTCAGCCGGGCGTTGGCGGTCTCGTCGAAGCTGCGCAGCTGCTTCTCGAGGCCGTCGAAGTCGGCTTCGTTCGCTGCGTACGCCTTCTTCTGATCCTCTGTCAGGTCGTCCCTGGGCTCCATGTTCCCTCCCGGCACCGGGATCGGGTGTGCTTCTCCTCTCCTCAGGATGACCCTCTGACCCGCGGACCGCATCAGCAATCGTCCTCGGGCGCGGGTCACGCGTGGCTGAGGATCACCAGCAGTGCGGTGCCCTCCGCGAGGACCTGGGCGGCGAGCGCAGCCTGGCGCACCCGCACGGCCGGTGCGGCCACGGCGACGAGGAACGCCACAGCACCGGCGCCCGTACCCCACTCGAACAGCCAGCCGGGCAGCGAGGCGGCGCACTGCTCGCCGTACGTCAGGCAGCGCCCTGCCCGCTCCGAGGTCAGCGTCAGCACGCCGACCGCCAGGGTCGCCGGCACGAACAGGAGGGCGGCCATGGCGGCCCACAGTCGCGTGCGGTCCGTCGGCGAACCGGACTGGAACGGGGGGACGGGGGCGGAAGCGGATTCGGATGCGGACGTGGCTGCGTTCATGTCCCCATCCCATCCGGCGGGCCGACGCCACACAGCCGCCCGGCTACTCAGATTCCGGGTGCGACATACTCAGCCGCCGCTGGGTTCCGGCTGCGCGAGCTCTGCGGTCCGACAGGCCGATTCACCGTGGATTCCGTCGTCACCGCGCTCACCATGCGCTTCGCCGGAGCGGCGAGTGGCGCGCCGTACTTCCCCTGCGCGGTCCGCACGGTGTTCGCGCCCACTGCCACCGTCCGGC
Protein-coding regions in this window:
- a CDS encoding HD domain-containing protein, whose amino-acid sequence is MILPTVDEVRALHERYAPSHEALDLVFTHCEIVSGIAEQLAARTDPPLDIDLDLVRVGALLHDIGVYRLYDEAGRLDHRNYIRHGVLGHEILHEEGFPERLCRFCSCHTGVGLTRHDIRDQGLPIPEADYLAETAEEQLVMYADKFHSKTTPPTFLTAGSYTARVSRFGADKEHAFGLLRARFGEPDLAPARARYGHAQA